The following coding sequences lie in one Hoplias malabaricus isolate fHopMal1 chromosome 14, fHopMal1.hap1, whole genome shotgun sequence genomic window:
- the si:dkey-8e10.3 gene encoding serine/threonine-protein kinase SBK1: MIEPDSVSEGSSPIEELMELTAQSLCQLDIKEHFNVIKEIGRGKYGRVLLVTHRCRGTPMALKVLPKASTKLKGFLREYCISLHLSHHPCIVGLFGIAFQSPEHYGFAQELVVGRDLFAIIQPRVGIPECAVKRCAIQVSSALEFIHQLGLVHRDIKPENVLLLDSHCQRVKLADFGLTQKQGTFIHFIKGTLPYMSPELCAMVLEEDQKEIKAPPLSVQASLDTWAFGVLLFCILTGFFPWERCMDDDDFYQEFAEWCHDPEKNPVPSQWKRFTPTCMEMFERLLALDANKRCLVKDVKDYVGKEWVKSNCMIGLVEDCGKGTSPLLSPCKSSPALQ; the protein is encoded by the exons ATGATTGAGCCGGACTCAGTGTCTGAGGGCAGCAGCCCTATCGAGGAGTTGATGGAACTGACCGCACAGAGCCTGTGTCAGCTGGACATCAAAGAGCACTTCAACGTGATTAAAGAGATCGGCAGGGGCAAGTACGGACGGGTGCTGCTGGTCACTCATCGCTGCCGGG GGACACCCATGGCTCTGAAAGTTCTGCCCAAAGCGTCCACCAAGCTGAAGGGCTTCCTGCGGGAATACTGCATCTCCTTGCACCTGTCCCATCATCCTTGCATCGTGGGCCTCTTTGGAATCGCCTTCCAGTCCCCCGAACACTACGGATTCGCTCAGGAGCTGGTGGTGGGACGAGATTTGTTCGCCATCATCCAGCCTCGG GTGGGTATTCCAGAGTGTGCAGTAAAGCGCTGTGCCATCCAGGTGTCCAGTGCTCTGGAGTTCATCCACCAGCTGGGCCTAGTTCACCGGGACATTAAACCTGAGAATGTGCTGCTGCTGGACAGCCACTGTCAGAGGGTCAAGCTGGCCGACTTTGGCCTGACCCAGAAACAGGGCACTTTTATCCATTTCATCAAAGGCACTTTGCCGTACatgtccccggagctgtgtgccATGGTACTGGAGGAGGATCAGAAAGAGATCAAGGCCCCACCTCTTAGTGTCCAGGCAAGTCTGGACACCTGGGCTTTCGGAGTGCTGCTTTTCTGCATCCTCACAGGCTTTTTCCCCTGGGAGCGCTGCATGGACGATGACGACTTTTACCAGGAGTTTGCTGAGTGGTGCCATGACCCGGAGAAGAATCCAGTTCCATCACAGTGGAAAAGATTCACCCCTACATGTATGGAGATGTTTGAGAGGCTGCTAGCACTGGATGCTAATAAAAGGTGCTTGGTGAAAGATGTGAAGGATTATGTGGGGAAGGAGTGGGTGAAGTCAAATTGCATGATTGGCCTGGTGGAGGACTGTGGGAAAGGCACCAGCCCACTTTTGAGCCCCTGTAAAAGCagcccagcactgcagtga